From the Lathyrus oleraceus cultivar Zhongwan6 chromosome 4, CAAS_Psat_ZW6_1.0, whole genome shotgun sequence genome, one window contains:
- the LOC127136864 gene encoding uncharacterized protein LOC127136864, which translates to MDPIKYIFEKPAVTGRIAWWQMLLTEYDIQYVTQKAIKGSVLSDYLAHLPVEGYQTLRFDFPDEDIMFIRDFTMTGFEVSPEEGPEPGSRWTLMFDGSSNARSHSIGVVITSPTGFHLPFTARLCFDCTNNMAEYEACIYGLEAAIDLRIKILEVFSDSALVISQVKGDWETRDSKLIPYKEHIRKLMPYFDEISFHHIFREENQLADALATLASMFKVKWKNEAPSIQIDHLDEPTHCLAIEADPDDKPWLYDIKTFLEKQQYPEGISITDKKALRILSSKFFLNGDVLYKRNYDSVLLRCMDRHEASTIIKSIHEGCEGVHAKGPAMAKKILRAGYYWTTMEVDCYNFVKRCHKCQIYGDKIFMPPTPLNVLTSPWPFSMWGIDMIGRIEPKASNGHRFILVAIDYFTKWVEPASYANVTRQVVTRFIKKEIICRYGMPRKIITDNASNSITL; encoded by the coding sequence atggatccgataAAGTATATATTCGAAAAGCCTGCTGTTACTGGTAGAATTGCCTGGTGGCAAATGCTGCTAACCGAGTATGATATACAGTACGTGACCCAGAAAGCTATAAAAGGGAGTGTTCTGTCTGACTATCTCGCTCACCTGCCTGTCGAAGGTTATCAAACGTTGAGGTTTGACTTCCCAGACGAAGACATCATGTTTATCAGAGACTTCACTATGACAGGCTTCGAGGTAAGCCCTGAGGAAGGCCCCGAACCAGGATCACGATGGACGCTCATGTTCGACGGTTCTTCCAATGCCCGAAGTCATAGTATAGGTGTTGTCATCACTTCTCCAACTGGTTTCCACCTCCCTTTTACCGCTAGATTATGTTTTGACTGCACtaacaacatggcagaatatgaagcatgtatctacGGTTTAGAGGCGGCAATCGACTTGAgaatcaagattcttgaggtattcagtgattcagctctggtaatcagtCAGGTGAAAGGCGATTGGGAGACTCGGGATAGCAAGTTGATACCTTATAAAGAGCATATCCGAAAACTGATGCCCTATTTTGATGAAATCTCCTTTCACCATATTTTTAGGGAAGAAAATCAGTTAGCAGACGCTCTAGCCACGCTGgcatctatgttcaaagtcaaatggaagaatgaagcaccatcCATCCAGATTGACCACTTAGATGAACCAACACATTGTCTAGCAATTGAGGCCGATCCTGACGATAAGCCTTGGTTGTATGACATCAAAACATTTCTGGAGAAACAACAATATCCCGAGGGTATATCCATCACCGATAAGAAAGCTCTGAGAATACTCTCTTCCAAGTTCTTCCTAAACGGTGATGTACTAtacaagaggaattatgattCCGTACtactcagatgcatggatagacacgaagctagTACAATCATAAAGTCCATACACGAGGGTTGTGAGGGTGTACATGCGAAGGGTCCtgctatggccaagaagattctccgggctggttattattggacGACAATGGAGGTTGATTGCTACAATTTTGTGAAAAGATGCCATAAGTGCCAGATATATGGTGATAAGATCTTTATGCCACCAACTCCGTTGAATGTTCTAACTTCTCCATGGCccttttctatgtggggcatcgatatgattgggagGATAGAGCCCAAAGCCTCCAATGGACATCGATTCATCCTagtcgctattgattacttcacgaaatgggtcgAACCTGCTTCATATGCTAATGTAACCCGACAAGTGGTTACCCgatttatcaagaaagagataatctgCCGCTATGGGATGCCTAGaaagatcatcactgacaatgcCAGTAACTCAATAACACTATGA